GTACTAGCCCTGGCCCTGGCGCCCCACCTGCGGCCCCAGGCGCTGGACGCGCTGTTTATCCGCAACAGCACCTACGACCGGGGCTTTACCGAGTTTGGGGGCCTGAAAGGCAAAAATCATAGCGGCTTTCTGCCCACTGGCGAAACAGCGCTGTTTCTGCTGGCTGGGCCCGACCTGGCTCAGCGTCTGACCTACCACAGCACCCTCTGGCACCATTCGCCGCTGGGCCGGGCCCAACTCGTGCAGCTAGGCACCACCGAAGCCGGGGAGCCGGCCCTAAGCGGGGCCCTCACGGTACCGGCCGATACGCTGGCCTTGCTCACGACCGGGCAGCCGCCCCGCCCCGACTACAGCCCCGACTTTCCGGCCAAGCGCGTCAGCACCACCCTGGAGTGGACCGACCTGGTGCTGGACCACCACGTGCAGGAACAGCTGCTAGAAATGCGGGTGTGGCTGGAAAACCAGGACGAGCTGCTGCGACGCCCCCACTTGCGCCGCCACCTCAAGCCGGGCTACCGGGCTCTGTTTTACGGCCCGCCCGGCACGGGTAAAACCCTTACGGCCTGTTTGCTGGGCAACATCACCGGCCACGAAGTCTACCGCATCGACCTGTCGATGGTCGTGTCGAAGTTTATCGGGGAAACCGAGAAAAACCTGGGCCGGGTGTTTGATCTGGCCGAGCACCGCCGCTGGATCCTGTTTTTTGACGAGGCCGATGCCCTGTTTGGCAAGCGCACCGCCACGTCCTCGTCCAACGACCGGTATGCCAACCAGGAAGTGGCCTACCTGCTGCAGCGCATCGAGGACTTTCCCGGCATCATCGTGCTGTCGTCGAACCTGAAAGCCAACCTCGACGAAGCCTTTGCCCGCCGCTTCCAAGCCATGATTCACTTTCTGGCTCCCAAACCTACCGAGCGGGAACGGCTCTGGCGCCAGGCCTTTGCCGCCCCGCTGCAGCTAGCCGACGACGTGAATTTTCGCGACCTGGCCGAAGAGTACAGTCTTACCGGCGGGGCCATTATTAACGTGCTGCGCTACTGCGTGCTCCACACCCTGCAGCCGGCCCGGTCCATTACCCGCGCCGACATTGTGCGGGGCGTGCAACGCGAAGTAGCCAAGGACGGCAAAACTCTTTGATTATGCTTGTTGCTCCCCAAG
Above is a genomic segment from Hymenobacter cellulosivorans containing:
- a CDS encoding ATP-binding protein — encoded protein: MALTSTLSPTAVAATGATLARELDWLTHVLEARLHHFFENSTDPLPVFPAPELVMPDDFYAQLVSRHALAWADRLVLALALAPHLRPQALDALFIRNSTYDRGFTEFGGLKGKNHSGFLPTGETALFLLAGPDLAQRLTYHSTLWHHSPLGRAQLVQLGTTEAGEPALSGALTVPADTLALLTTGQPPRPDYSPDFPAKRVSTTLEWTDLVLDHHVQEQLLEMRVWLENQDELLRRPHLRRHLKPGYRALFYGPPGTGKTLTACLLGNITGHEVYRIDLSMVVSKFIGETEKNLGRVFDLAEHRRWILFFDEADALFGKRTATSSSNDRYANQEVAYLLQRIEDFPGIIVLSSNLKANLDEAFARRFQAMIHFLAPKPTERERLWRQAFAAPLQLADDVNFRDLAEEYSLTGGAIINVLRYCVLHTLQPARSITRADIVRGVQREVAKDGKTL